A single window of Granulicella sibirica DNA harbors:
- a CDS encoding rhodanese-like domain-containing protein has product MMEWFAEASHVGKWWPSSVLADSGRINMLVPLLIAFAALFVVFAALRGRRRADRRREMMQHFISAEALHQLLSMSDKPTVLDIRVPLDFLAHTEMIPGATRIAPNEMIANPKMISKKIEYVLYCTCPGEASSEAVLSAALRMGFYKVKMLTGGIEAWKQKGFPVEPYNRPFHLDAQRKS; this is encoded by the coding sequence ATGATGGAGTGGTTTGCCGAGGCATCGCACGTCGGAAAGTGGTGGCCGAGTTCGGTACTCGCGGATTCGGGAAGGATAAATATGCTCGTGCCATTGCTTATTGCGTTTGCCGCTTTGTTCGTCGTGTTTGCAGCGCTGCGTGGGAGACGGCGAGCAGATCGGCGCAGGGAAATGATGCAGCATTTCATCAGCGCGGAAGCTCTTCACCAGCTCCTTTCGATGTCTGACAAGCCTACCGTCCTCGATATCCGGGTGCCGCTCGACTTCCTGGCCCACACGGAAATGATCCCGGGTGCGACCAGGATCGCTCCAAACGAGATGATCGCTAACCCGAAGATGATTTCGAAAAAGATCGAATACGTTCTCTACTGCACGTGTCCTGGAGAAGCGAGCAGTGAGGCAGTCCTATCCGCGGCACTGAGGATGGGGTTCTACAAAGTGAAGATGTTGACAGGCGGAATCGAGGCGTGGAAACAAAAGGGATTTCCCGTGGAACCGTATAACCGCCCCTTTCACCTGGATGCTCAGAGAAAAAGCTAA
- a CDS encoding serine hydrolase domain-containing protein, whose amino-acid sequence MLAVLLAASCSLFADKAIAETQGQRADSILRREMKERNIPGMQVVVVLKGKVIFSRSYGVANLQTPVPVTSKTLFSINSITKAFTGVAAIEEVEKGRLNLSLPISTYLPDLPADWGRVTTFQLFGQISGLPDIWAYNDSESRGGIEDEKAAWAWSLSQPVSIPGEKEKYCQTNLRLVQLIINKLEGRHADASLIDEQLKKAHMVATSYGDSRDVIKNKSQPYQFGKDGVIHHRFERFGPMMYANSGLNTTANDMGLWMLSILGGKQMLEGSREIMWKLVPLNDGSSSSFALGWDREDRPRYRSVGGVGGMRSAFSLYPKYGLGVVILTNLLGANPEEFVDAVASSFVLEMQSTSRPKKIVSMQSK is encoded by the coding sequence ATGCTGGCCGTCTTGCTAGCCGCGTCATGCTCCCTCTTTGCAGACAAAGCCATTGCCGAGACTCAAGGCCAACGTGCGGATTCCATCTTGCGGCGGGAGATGAAGGAACGAAATATACCGGGGATGCAGGTGGTCGTTGTCCTCAAAGGAAAAGTGATCTTCTCCCGTTCCTATGGTGTGGCGAATCTACAGACCCCTGTGCCGGTCACTTCGAAGACGCTGTTCTCCATCAACTCCATTACCAAGGCGTTCACCGGAGTTGCGGCCATCGAGGAAGTAGAAAAGGGCCGGCTGAATCTTTCACTTCCAATCTCTACTTACCTGCCCGACCTCCCAGCCGATTGGGGAAGAGTGACCACGTTCCAGCTATTCGGTCAGATATCTGGATTGCCTGACATTTGGGCATACAACGATAGCGAGTCCAGGGGCGGCATCGAAGACGAGAAAGCAGCCTGGGCATGGTCGTTGTCTCAGCCGGTCTCGATCCCAGGTGAAAAAGAGAAATACTGCCAGACGAACCTGCGATTGGTGCAGCTGATTATCAACAAGCTGGAAGGACGTCACGCCGACGCATCGCTGATCGATGAGCAACTCAAGAAGGCCCATATGGTCGCTACCTCCTATGGCGACTCCAGAGATGTCATCAAGAACAAGTCCCAGCCGTACCAGTTCGGGAAAGATGGTGTGATCCATCATCGCTTCGAACGATTTGGACCGATGATGTATGCGAATTCGGGCTTGAACACTACGGCGAACGACATGGGACTCTGGATGCTCTCAATCCTTGGTGGCAAGCAGATGCTTGAAGGGTCTCGCGAGATCATGTGGAAGCTCGTTCCCTTGAATGATGGATCGTCGAGTTCATTTGCTCTTGGCTGGGACCGTGAAGATCGTCCGCGATACAGGTCAGTCGGAGGAGTGGGGGGAATGAGATCCGCATTCTCGCTTTATCCAAAATATGGACTTGGAGTCGTCATCCTGACAAATCTCCTGGGTGCCAATCCAGAAGAGTTTGTGGATGCGGTTGCGTCTTCCTTTGTACTCGAGATGCAGTCGACCTCTCGTCCAAAGAAGATCGTATCTATGCAGTCCAAATGA
- a CDS encoding cupin domain-containing protein, translating to MFQMQTPNPPPPQAVQATITPVSRDTTTDAGEPITYLSTPTPEVSSVIVALPPGGKTDWMTHPVPGYLYILQGELTVEFADGKHLVFKAGQAFMQARTKWHRGINTGPGEMRFLAVFFGEKGTPIILNTPHDPSKPKP from the coding sequence ATGTTTCAGATGCAAACACCCAACCCGCCACCGCCGCAGGCCGTGCAAGCGACCATCACTCCTGTGTCTAGGGACACAACGACGGATGCCGGTGAGCCCATTACCTATCTTTCGACACCGACTCCTGAAGTGAGCTCGGTCATCGTAGCCTTACCTCCGGGCGGAAAGACGGATTGGATGACCCACCCGGTTCCCGGTTATCTGTACATCCTGCAAGGTGAACTGACCGTAGAGTTCGCGGATGGAAAACACCTTGTCTTCAAAGCTGGTCAGGCATTCATGCAAGCCAGGACGAAGTGGCATCGCGGCATCAATACAGGTCCGGGTGAGATGCGCTTCCTGGCGGTGTTCTTCGGCGAGAAGGGCACTCCGATCATCCTGAACACACCACATGATCCGAGTA
- a CDS encoding helix-turn-helix domain-containing protein, producing the protein MSKVRSRPLNVLEGSIVPSLPGERNGPGSRKRQQQRSARTRDQLLRAAERVFVRDGYEKAALEEIARVAGKSRGAIYSHFKDKEDLFLSLIAECATLHEPHIRELVAEMNRGEGVSPSLHQMHRSHRRQLRLGHPSDGVSALLRSPPGDSESSDRRVDARSGHT; encoded by the coding sequence GTGTCTAAAGTGAGATCGCGACCGCTCAATGTCCTCGAGGGTTCAATCGTTCCATCGCTGCCTGGCGAGCGGAATGGTCCGGGGAGCCGCAAAAGGCAGCAACAGCGTAGTGCACGGACTCGAGATCAACTATTGCGAGCCGCAGAGAGGGTCTTTGTCCGGGATGGTTACGAGAAGGCCGCCCTAGAGGAAATCGCGAGGGTGGCTGGCAAGAGCAGAGGTGCCATCTACTCTCACTTCAAGGACAAGGAAGACCTCTTCCTGAGCCTAATCGCGGAGTGTGCCACTTTGCATGAACCCCATATTCGCGAGTTAGTGGCCGAGATGAATAGGGGCGAGGGCGTTTCGCCGTCCTTGCACCAAATGCATCGGTCACATCGTCGACAACTCCGACTTGGTCATCCTTCTGATGGAGTTTCAGCTTTACTCCGTTCGCCACCCGGAGATTCAGAATCGTCTGACCGACGTGTCGATGCTCGGTCAGGGCACACGTAA